From Myxococcus stipitatus, the proteins below share one genomic window:
- a CDS encoding phage baseplate assembly protein V has protein sequence MSDLVTIIRAIIRDELASLRMGDIGVVTSAFPHADGDAHNHECHVKLRESGLELRRVPIATPHIGMVSAPRAGDLVVITYIGGDPNRPIITGRLYSDTLNPPIHEADEWRVVSPPGGKTSIAIDQEQSIVLTAGETVVTVKQDDVITIKGKTDLSLEVEGNVQLKCTDCTVDASGKIDLGKGGSGVITEQSHKCYFTGAPLKGSKDVKAK, from the coding sequence ATGAGCGACCTGGTCACCATCATCCGCGCCATCATCCGGGACGAGCTGGCGTCGCTGCGCATGGGCGACATCGGCGTGGTGACGAGCGCCTTCCCCCACGCGGATGGCGACGCGCACAACCACGAGTGCCACGTGAAGCTGCGCGAGAGCGGCCTGGAGCTGCGCCGCGTCCCCATCGCCACGCCCCACATCGGCATGGTGAGCGCGCCGCGCGCGGGCGACCTCGTCGTCATCACGTACATCGGCGGAGACCCCAACCGCCCCATCATCACCGGCCGGCTGTACTCGGACACGCTCAACCCGCCCATCCACGAGGCGGACGAGTGGCGGGTCGTCTCTCCTCCGGGGGGGAAGACCTCCATCGCCATCGACCAGGAGCAGTCCATCGTCCTCACCGCCGGAGAGACGGTGGTCACCGTGAAGCAGGACGACGTCATCACCATCAAGGGCAAGACGGACCTGTCCCTGGAGGTGGAGGGCAACGTGCAGCTCAAGTGCACCGACTGCACGGTGGACGCCTCCGGGAAGATCGACCTGGGCAAGGGCGGCAGCGGCGTCATCACCGAGCAGAGCCACAAGTGCTACTTCACCGGCGCTCCGCTCAAGGGCTCGAAGGACGTGAAGGCCAAGTAG
- a CDS encoding DUF2634 domain-containing protein — MADELKTDLRLAFKESGEVDLDWSQDAGAPTVSGKDNLIQALTMRLLVYRGHLDQLGHQRYGSRVADLIGEPLDRANLSLLRRHVRQALKEDPRVDEVTELSVTARPDLPGAVDVRARVKAITGDAVELGLALDLG, encoded by the coding sequence ATGGCGGACGAACTCAAGACGGACCTCCGGCTCGCGTTCAAGGAATCGGGCGAGGTCGACCTGGACTGGTCCCAGGACGCCGGCGCCCCCACCGTGAGCGGCAAGGACAACCTCATCCAGGCGCTGACGATGCGGCTGCTGGTCTACCGTGGGCACCTGGACCAGCTCGGGCACCAGCGCTACGGCAGCCGCGTGGCCGACCTCATCGGCGAGCCGCTGGACCGCGCGAACCTGTCGCTGCTGCGCCGCCACGTCCGTCAGGCCCTCAAGGAGGACCCGCGCGTGGACGAGGTGACGGAGTTGAGCGTCACCGCCCGGCCGGACCTGCCGGGCGCGGTGGACGTGCGCGCGCGCGTCAAGGCGATCACGGGCGACGCAGTGGAGCTGGGGCTCGCGCTGGACTTGGGTTGA
- a CDS encoding baseplate J/gp47 family protein, with product MSLIPPEQTTFSAIVERLLTNMGAGTDPNVGGMARTLAEAYAREMATFYAMMELAHRAGYVDTAEGAALDNVVAVLGIKRAPAGRLTGNVEFSRATPAPDDIGIPAGRRVTGVTSDGQPLPLFETMEDATLFKGETRIVVPVQEVQDESEADRSAPSVVDPGQVTIMPRPILGIETLSNPGPLRRGGEKETDENLRARARTSLRDGEKGTLESIGAAVRQQGVKQVTVREPADAPPGIVDVLVGDTDFELDVEAVARVEKAIRESKAAGIRARLLYARSVYFQVDFQVEPIREDMDEATFDRLRRQLQEALSLHMNDLPVGTTVSRRKLEAVLYGNEGVRRITGMQVTTHVWGKNPRPPPEKDLVPEEESREYGIDRDWRLGPLDAPRIDLAKKPPRIVRLRPPLWRFDLVVALLNGEARSPEQIRESLRAALVLYGARLAEDAQNGQPAEITWDSIEQHLATHARIDALLNCDIRLETGITVTLVDTPPPSAQAAERVTRLLVKPDLQLQFGGAELVGGG from the coding sequence TTGAGCCTCATTCCACCAGAACAGACCACGTTCAGCGCCATCGTCGAACGGCTGCTGACGAACATGGGGGCCGGCACCGACCCCAACGTCGGCGGCATGGCGCGCACCCTGGCGGAGGCCTACGCCCGGGAGATGGCGACGTTCTACGCGATGATGGAGCTGGCCCATCGCGCCGGCTACGTCGACACCGCCGAAGGCGCGGCGCTCGACAACGTCGTGGCGGTGCTGGGCATCAAGCGCGCGCCCGCGGGGCGGCTCACCGGCAACGTCGAGTTCAGCCGCGCGACGCCCGCCCCCGATGACATCGGGATTCCCGCCGGGCGCCGCGTGACAGGCGTCACCTCCGACGGCCAGCCCCTGCCGCTGTTCGAGACGATGGAGGACGCCACGCTGTTCAAGGGCGAGACCCGCATCGTCGTCCCCGTGCAGGAGGTGCAGGACGAGTCGGAGGCGGACCGGTCGGCGCCCTCCGTCGTGGACCCAGGCCAGGTGACGATCATGCCCCGGCCCATCCTCGGCATCGAGACACTCTCCAACCCGGGCCCCCTGCGGCGTGGCGGCGAGAAGGAGACCGACGAGAACCTGCGCGCCCGCGCCCGCACCTCGCTGCGGGATGGGGAGAAGGGCACGCTGGAGTCCATCGGCGCCGCCGTCCGCCAGCAGGGCGTCAAGCAGGTCACCGTGCGCGAGCCGGCGGACGCCCCTCCAGGCATCGTCGACGTCCTCGTCGGCGACACGGACTTCGAGCTGGACGTCGAGGCCGTCGCGCGCGTCGAGAAGGCCATCCGCGAATCCAAGGCCGCGGGCATCCGGGCCCGGCTCCTGTACGCCCGCAGCGTCTACTTCCAGGTCGACTTCCAGGTGGAGCCCATCCGCGAGGACATGGACGAGGCGACCTTCGACCGCCTCCGCCGTCAGCTCCAGGAGGCGCTGTCGCTCCACATGAACGACCTGCCCGTGGGGACGACGGTGAGCCGCCGGAAGCTGGAGGCCGTCCTCTACGGCAACGAGGGCGTGCGCCGCATCACCGGCATGCAGGTCACCACGCACGTGTGGGGAAAGAACCCGCGACCGCCACCCGAGAAGGACCTGGTCCCCGAGGAGGAGAGCCGCGAGTACGGCATCGATCGCGACTGGCGGCTGGGCCCCCTGGACGCGCCCCGCATCGACCTGGCGAAGAAGCCCCCGCGCATCGTCCGACTGCGTCCGCCGCTCTGGCGGTTCGACCTCGTGGTGGCCCTGCTCAACGGAGAGGCCCGCTCGCCCGAACAGATCCGTGAGTCCCTCCGCGCCGCGCTGGTCCTCTACGGCGCGCGCCTCGCGGAGGATGCCCAGAACGGTCAGCCCGCGGAGATCACCTGGGATTCGATCGAGCAGCACCTCGCCACCCATGCTCGCATCGACGCGCTGCTCAACTGCGACATCCGGCTCGAGACGGGCATCACCGTGACGCTCGTCGACACGCCGCCTCCCTCCGCGCAGGCCGCGGAGCGGGTGACCCGGCTGCTGGTGAAGCCGGACCTCCAGCTCCAGTTCGGCGGCGCCGAGCTGGTGGGGGGCGGATGA
- a CDS encoding tail fiber domain-containing protein, with protein sequence MSVPYYPAKSGDPILADTWNNMQIKARDEIRAHTHRGGDDGKKLDGESIAATAVLKVTRVETTAGLLLNGVELTDRLASLDGKKLDLSGGAMTGPLTVGANVGIGAAPSTRRLLVVNDVTTNHNAATELRLTGSNAFGVALVLKTTAGNDGATLQLRSRAKSWLVRGETGSAATGFQIAENGGDTENGNGYGDVRLHLKAGGNLGLNTADPQGALDIRVPGTAAGFDRLVVGSTTLWGDTTPQVTIGANGGNGFMMNNPHVAWLASDARASVRYGRSGGTASGGFWDVGVRANNAFSFLLNNTTHHMWLAQDGSVGIGTTAPTARLDVQGGSLKVSGGATVGGALTCVSVSAGSATINGPVMCSRFISTDSITASAAIIPSLGDSAVNGIQFPQDAYGGSGDSAYIRYFKHTPSYVADAESTKLIIGNDNDNYDIIVLRQMNGDRLTLSNGYVGINVPSATQVPRAPMHIIQSVADVGIRLQEVSARGNFVSMAMESGGIFHIRYNTNVGAWLTPDGQGFFGSSDASLKTNLAPLDSILPRVMALTPKAFDWKSTGTRTLGFVAQEVEPLFPELVGESKQDADETKPGIKGLNYSLFGVLAIAALQEMKQQYDQRIAMLEQRLRRQESQS encoded by the coding sequence ATGAGCGTTCCCTACTACCCAGCGAAGTCCGGCGACCCCATCCTCGCGGACACGTGGAACAACATGCAGATCAAGGCGCGCGACGAGATTCGCGCGCACACGCACCGGGGCGGTGACGACGGCAAGAAGCTCGATGGAGAGAGCATCGCGGCGACCGCCGTCCTGAAGGTCACCCGCGTGGAGACGACCGCGGGCCTGCTGTTGAACGGCGTGGAGCTCACCGACCGGCTGGCCTCGCTCGACGGCAAGAAGCTCGACCTGTCCGGCGGCGCGATGACGGGGCCGCTGACGGTCGGCGCCAACGTGGGCATCGGCGCCGCGCCGAGCACGCGGCGGCTGCTGGTCGTGAACGACGTGACGACGAACCACAACGCCGCCACCGAGCTGCGCCTCACGGGAAGCAATGCGTTCGGCGTCGCCCTGGTCCTGAAGACCACGGCGGGCAACGACGGCGCCACGCTCCAGCTCCGCAGCCGGGCCAAGAGCTGGCTGGTGCGCGGAGAGACGGGCAGCGCCGCGACGGGCTTCCAGATCGCCGAGAACGGCGGCGACACGGAGAACGGAAACGGCTACGGGGACGTCCGGCTCCACCTGAAGGCGGGTGGAAACCTCGGCCTCAACACGGCGGATCCCCAGGGCGCGCTGGACATCCGGGTGCCCGGCACCGCCGCGGGCTTCGACCGGCTGGTCGTCGGGTCGACGACGCTCTGGGGGGACACCACGCCGCAGGTCACCATCGGCGCGAATGGCGGCAACGGGTTCATGATGAACAACCCGCACGTCGCATGGCTCGCGAGCGACGCCCGGGCGTCCGTGCGCTACGGCCGCAGCGGCGGCACCGCGTCAGGTGGCTTCTGGGACGTGGGCGTCCGCGCCAACAACGCCTTCTCCTTCCTCCTGAACAACACCACCCACCACATGTGGCTGGCGCAGGATGGGAGCGTCGGCATCGGCACGACGGCGCCCACCGCGAGGCTGGATGTCCAGGGCGGCAGCCTCAAGGTGTCGGGCGGGGCCACCGTCGGTGGAGCGCTCACCTGTGTCTCCGTCTCGGCGGGGAGCGCCACGATCAACGGGCCCGTCATGTGCTCCAGGTTCATCAGCACGGACTCCATCACGGCCTCGGCGGCCATCATCCCGTCCCTCGGTGACTCCGCCGTCAATGGCATCCAGTTCCCGCAGGACGCGTACGGCGGCAGCGGAGACTCGGCGTATATCCGCTACTTCAAGCACACCCCCTCGTACGTCGCGGACGCGGAGAGCACCAAGCTCATCATCGGCAACGACAACGACAACTACGACATCATCGTCCTGCGCCAGATGAACGGTGATCGCCTCACCCTCTCGAACGGATACGTCGGTATCAACGTCCCGTCCGCGACCCAGGTCCCCCGGGCCCCGATGCACATCATCCAGAGCGTCGCGGATGTCGGCATCCGGCTCCAGGAGGTGAGCGCGCGCGGAAACTTCGTGAGCATGGCGATGGAGAGCGGCGGCATCTTCCACATCCGCTACAACACCAACGTCGGCGCCTGGCTGACTCCGGACGGCCAGGGGTTCTTCGGCTCGTCGGACGCGTCCCTGAAGACGAACCTGGCGCCGCTGGACAGCATCCTCCCACGCGTGATGGCCCTGACCCCCAAGGCGTTCGATTGGAAGTCGACGGGCACGCGGACCCTGGGCTTCGTGGCCCAGGAGGTGGAACCGCTGTTCCCCGAGCTCGTGGGCGAGAGCAAGCAGGACGCCGACGAGACGAAGCCGGGCATCAAGGGCCTGAACTACTCCCTCTTCGGAGTGCTGGCCATCGCGGCCCTCCAGGAGATGAAGCAGCAGTACGACCAACGCATCGCGATGCTGGAGCAGCGTCTCCGGCGGCAGGAGTCGCAGTCATGA
- a CDS encoding choice-of-anchor R domain-containing protein has translation MSDTRVGATLTYTGTAQSPSPAKYVQVDSAGLVLALDIPSGVTLSRASLAVHAPADDVVVDLAPSATLATSLGQSALVSTSEITWLSLDWGTRRPLTSVQLELTTPVPAGATWKGYLSVSEGGAWYPPTPSDTVAVGTAAPVPLPGIFAGRLMVEFVDGAAAPPPVGTPKTLTKARLSKARLHAPARPPDLTASVGVGAGALFFHQASPLLPLQKLVIEDTLTHSLQRAWPTELKAGKVDVTLRASGLGLFERVQLVLETLDVVQRWEDGAEERRLALATDGRQTATIPLPGERPLQEARFRVRHQLREEVIPLRPQPPLRPALSQPCGAPQSAAQAFVISKPGGSLASVDLHLRPLTQRVVGHLQVYPDAHGRPGDAPLTQTPIPFTLEEDTTPPWGARWLSFSPEAPVALVPGAWWVVLTVTEGEALWSLTDHAAEESSALTPGPTVFRTEETGPWLPIARGIPDGNGAELSRWASTRPHLVPKRSEPLPPPIVKLGRGAATLPVTPDKDGLVVLDARMLQALPPTGGTGTPAPLEVIVESRSSGEVTLSELQVVIPRKETYALFPRS, from the coding sequence ATGAGTGATACACGCGTCGGCGCCACGCTGACCTACACCGGAACGGCGCAGTCGCCCTCCCCCGCGAAGTATGTGCAGGTGGACAGCGCCGGCCTGGTGCTTGCCCTGGACATCCCCTCGGGGGTGACGCTGTCGCGTGCGTCGCTCGCCGTCCACGCGCCCGCGGACGACGTGGTGGTGGACCTGGCGCCCTCGGCGACGCTGGCCACGAGCCTGGGGCAGTCCGCCCTGGTCTCCACCTCGGAGATCACCTGGCTGAGCCTGGACTGGGGGACGCGGCGTCCGCTCACCTCCGTGCAACTGGAGCTCACGACGCCCGTTCCAGCCGGCGCGACCTGGAAGGGGTACTTGAGCGTGTCCGAGGGCGGAGCCTGGTATCCCCCCACGCCATCGGACACGGTGGCGGTGGGCACCGCGGCCCCCGTCCCCCTGCCCGGCATCTTCGCCGGGCGGCTCATGGTGGAGTTCGTGGACGGCGCCGCGGCGCCGCCTCCCGTGGGCACGCCCAAGACGTTGACCAAGGCCAGGCTCTCCAAGGCCAGGCTCCATGCCCCGGCCAGACCACCGGACCTCACCGCGTCCGTGGGCGTGGGTGCCGGCGCGCTGTTCTTCCATCAAGCCTCACCCCTGCTGCCCCTTCAGAAGCTGGTCATCGAGGACACGCTGACCCACTCGCTCCAGCGCGCATGGCCCACCGAGCTGAAGGCCGGCAAGGTGGACGTGACGCTGCGCGCCTCCGGGCTGGGGCTGTTCGAGCGCGTCCAGCTCGTGCTCGAGACGCTCGACGTCGTGCAGCGGTGGGAGGACGGCGCGGAGGAGCGGAGGCTCGCGCTCGCCACCGACGGGCGGCAGACCGCGACCATCCCCCTGCCGGGAGAGCGGCCGCTGCAGGAGGCCCGCTTCCGCGTGCGCCACCAACTCCGCGAGGAGGTCATCCCGTTGCGGCCGCAGCCTCCACTCCGCCCCGCGCTGTCCCAACCCTGCGGCGCGCCGCAGTCCGCCGCGCAGGCGTTCGTCATCTCAAAACCGGGCGGAAGCCTCGCGTCGGTCGACCTCCACCTGCGTCCGCTGACCCAGCGCGTGGTGGGCCATCTCCAGGTGTACCCGGATGCGCATGGCCGCCCTGGCGACGCGCCGCTGACGCAGACGCCCATCCCGTTCACCCTCGAGGAGGACACGACGCCGCCCTGGGGCGCGCGCTGGCTCTCCTTCAGCCCCGAGGCCCCCGTGGCCCTGGTGCCCGGTGCCTGGTGGGTGGTCCTCACGGTGACGGAGGGTGAGGCACTCTGGAGCCTCACGGACCACGCGGCGGAGGAGTCCAGCGCCCTGACACCCGGCCCCACCGTCTTCCGGACGGAGGAGACAGGGCCGTGGCTCCCCATCGCGCGCGGCATCCCCGACGGAAACGGCGCCGAGCTGTCGCGGTGGGCCAGCACGCGGCCCCACCTCGTGCCCAAGCGCTCCGAGCCGCTCCCTCCCCCCATCGTGAAGCTCGGTCGCGGCGCGGCCACGCTGCCCGTGACGCCCGACAAGGACGGCCTCGTCGTGCTCGACGCCCGGATGCTCCAGGCGCTCCCTCCCACTGGAGGGACGGGCACACCCGCCCCGCTGGAGGTCATCGTCGAGTCCCGCTCGTCCGGCGAGGTCACTCTCTCCGAGCTCCAGGTCGTCATCCCGCGCAAAGAGACCTACGCGCTCTTCCCCCGGTCCTGA
- a CDS encoding MFS transporter, whose translation MGSRLASIAVASALFMEFVDSTVLSTALPTLSVAFGTDPIHLKLALTSYILALAVLAPASGWVADRFGPKRVFMLAMVVFLAGSVLCGFSRTLPQLVMFRTLQGLGGALMTPVGRLIVVSSAPRERLVSALSWFTMPALLGPLLGPPLAGVILGVADWPWIFFINVPVGLLGMAAVARFVPLLRQPDPGPFDWRGFVLAVVSITLLIGAAETVGIGLVPPLLQLGVLLVAVVATVLYVLHTRRVARPVLDLGLFKVATFRASTVGGGLVRMGLGATPFLLPLLFQVGLGWGPLEAGLVTIGTSLGALSCKPVAPLIIRRAGFRSTLIGSNLASAVLTAVPALFRPSTPIPVIFVALVIGGFMRSLQFTATNAVAYADISSERMSSASTMAVVTQQLGLAMGISFGALMLHVARGKGDLPLTPDRFVLPFVAIAVVSSLAGPLFRRLPASAGSRIGGRAEA comes from the coding sequence ATGGGCTCGCGGCTGGCGTCCATCGCCGTGGCGAGCGCGCTGTTCATGGAGTTCGTCGACTCCACCGTGCTGTCCACGGCGCTGCCGACGCTGTCGGTGGCGTTCGGCACGGACCCCATCCACCTGAAGCTGGCGTTGACGTCGTACATCCTGGCGCTGGCGGTGCTCGCCCCGGCCAGTGGCTGGGTGGCGGACCGCTTCGGTCCCAAGCGCGTCTTCATGCTGGCGATGGTCGTCTTCCTGGCCGGCTCGGTGCTGTGTGGCTTCTCCCGCACGCTGCCTCAGCTGGTGATGTTCCGGACGCTGCAGGGGCTGGGGGGTGCGTTGATGACGCCCGTGGGGCGCCTCATCGTCGTGAGCTCGGCGCCGCGCGAGCGGCTGGTGTCCGCGCTGAGCTGGTTCACGATGCCCGCGCTGCTGGGGCCGCTGCTGGGCCCGCCGCTGGCGGGCGTCATCCTCGGCGTCGCGGACTGGCCGTGGATCTTCTTCATCAACGTCCCCGTGGGTCTGTTGGGCATGGCCGCGGTCGCGCGCTTCGTGCCGTTGCTGCGGCAGCCCGACCCGGGCCCCTTCGACTGGCGGGGCTTCGTGCTCGCGGTGGTCTCCATCACCCTGTTGATTGGCGCGGCGGAGACGGTGGGCATCGGCCTGGTGCCGCCGCTGCTCCAGCTGGGCGTCCTCCTCGTCGCCGTGGTCGCCACCGTCCTCTACGTCCTCCACACGCGTCGCGTGGCGCGGCCGGTGCTGGACCTGGGCCTCTTCAAGGTGGCCACCTTCCGGGCCAGCACGGTGGGCGGCGGGCTCGTCCGGATGGGGTTGGGGGCCACGCCGTTCCTGCTCCCGCTGCTGTTCCAGGTGGGGCTGGGCTGGGGCCCCCTCGAGGCGGGGTTGGTGACCATTGGCACCAGCCTGGGGGCACTGTCGTGCAAGCCGGTGGCGCCGTTGATCATCCGGCGGGCGGGGTTCCGCAGCACGCTCATCGGCTCCAACCTGGCGTCCGCCGTGCTGACGGCGGTCCCGGCGCTCTTCCGCCCCTCGACGCCCATTCCCGTCATCTTCGTGGCGCTCGTCATCGGGGGCTTCATGCGCTCCTTGCAGTTCACCGCCACCAACGCGGTGGCCTACGCGGACATCTCCTCGGAGCGCATGAGCAGCGCCTCCACCATGGCGGTGGTGACCCAGCAGCTGGGCCTCGCGATGGGCATCAGCTTCGGCGCCCTCATGCTGCATGTCGCGCGAGGCAAGGGGGATCTGCCGCTGACGCCGGACCGCTTCGTGTTGCCGTTCGTCGCCATCGCGGTGGTGTCGTCGCTGGCGGGCCCTCTCTTCCGCAGGCTGCCGGCCAGCGCGGGCTCGCGCATCGGTGGTCGCGCCGAGGCGTGA
- a CDS encoding pirin family protein, with amino-acid sequence MSQQESEQPAVVRVSPLGGMPWRTPDPFLFCVHHDDRYPRGNAQLGPVASLAGRDIGQDFAGKDGWNMYHGTVVPGFPQHPHRGFETVTIVRNGLLDHSDSLGAAARFGGGDVQWITAGSGLLHSEMFPLLRADTPNPVELFQIWLNLPRVDKMVAPHFSMLWNHVIPRHVARDEAGRTTEVTVVAGALGEERPPSPPPHSWASRADSDVAIWTLKLAPGARWTLPVARKGSNRFLYFFKGASLKVGARDVSARQLIELRAEVPAALENGPEESELLMLQGQPINEPVVQHGPFVMNSREEIIQAFQDYQRTAFGGWPWKRDDPVHPREEGRFARHADGRLERPA; translated from the coding sequence ATGAGTCAGCAGGAGAGTGAGCAGCCAGCCGTCGTCCGTGTCAGCCCGCTCGGGGGGATGCCCTGGCGGACCCCGGACCCCTTCCTGTTCTGCGTCCACCACGACGACCGCTATCCGCGGGGCAACGCGCAGCTGGGGCCCGTGGCCTCGCTGGCGGGCCGGGACATCGGGCAGGACTTCGCGGGGAAGGACGGCTGGAACATGTATCACGGCACCGTGGTGCCGGGGTTCCCGCAGCACCCCCACCGGGGCTTCGAGACGGTGACCATCGTCCGCAACGGACTGCTGGACCACTCCGACTCGCTCGGGGCCGCGGCGCGCTTCGGGGGCGGGGACGTGCAGTGGATCACCGCGGGCAGCGGCCTGCTGCACTCGGAGATGTTCCCGTTGCTGCGCGCCGACACGCCGAATCCGGTGGAGCTGTTCCAGATCTGGCTCAACCTCCCGCGCGTGGACAAGATGGTGGCGCCCCACTTCTCCATGCTCTGGAACCACGTCATCCCCCGCCACGTCGCGCGGGATGAGGCGGGCCGGACGACGGAGGTCACCGTGGTGGCGGGGGCGCTGGGCGAGGAGCGCCCGCCTTCGCCGCCGCCCCACTCCTGGGCCTCGCGGGCCGACTCGGACGTGGCCATCTGGACGCTGAAGCTGGCGCCCGGGGCCCGGTGGACGTTGCCCGTGGCGAGGAAGGGCAGCAATCGCTTCCTGTACTTCTTCAAGGGCGCCTCCCTGAAGGTGGGCGCGCGGGACGTCTCCGCCCGGCAGCTCATCGAGCTGCGCGCCGAGGTGCCCGCGGCCCTGGAGAACGGCCCGGAGGAGAGCGAGCTGTTGATGCTCCAGGGGCAGCCCATCAACGAGCCCGTCGTCCAGCACGGGCCCTTCGTGATGAACTCCCGGGAGGAGATCATCCAGGCGTTCCAGGACTACCAGCGCACGGCTTTCGGCGGCTGGCCCTGGAAGCGGGATGACCCGGTCCATCCCCGGGAAGAGGGGCGCTTCGCCCGCCACGCGGACGGGCGCCTGGAGCGGCCGGCCTGA
- a CDS encoding heparan-alpha-glucosaminide N-acetyltransferase domain-containing protein: MTASVPHPPSVSQDRVRAIDWLRGIAVLFMIQTHSLALLTPELRRSAWTGRLLKLDGLVAPAFIFSAGFAVALLMVRSAAAGVVRERVRRNARRALEVLAVATLVNWAWFPLLREPKWILRMDILQCVGLCLLLVLPVAAALASRPRALAGVSLALSLALFGVAPLGEHVPEPWATLTNKSSFAPFPLLPWLGFAFLGAFAGTLAGAWGRVALARGLVALVGLGIAGTLAADTLFALYPHHRFFVSNPSNSATRFAWVCAALLALMWLEARVPAQARPSWARRFIEVFGTSSLSAYFFHEMLLFYRVGGVLSFDRFWRDRAEWGLYWVLTAALVLATWGLCLAWDRLERLAKTALQGATQRLKARSALPQ, from the coding sequence GTGACCGCTTCCGTCCCCCACCCGCCCTCCGTCTCGCAAGACCGCGTGCGCGCCATCGACTGGCTGCGCGGCATCGCCGTGCTGTTCATGATCCAGACCCACTCGCTGGCGCTGCTCACCCCCGAGCTGCGGCGCAGCGCGTGGACCGGACGGCTGCTCAAGCTCGACGGCCTGGTGGCCCCGGCGTTCATCTTCTCCGCGGGCTTCGCCGTCGCGCTGTTGATGGTGCGCAGCGCCGCGGCCGGGGTCGTCCGGGAACGGGTACGCCGCAACGCGCGCCGCGCCCTGGAGGTCCTGGCGGTGGCCACGCTCGTCAACTGGGCGTGGTTCCCGCTCCTGCGCGAGCCGAAGTGGATCCTCCGCATGGACATCCTCCAGTGCGTGGGCCTCTGCCTGTTGCTGGTGTTGCCGGTGGCCGCGGCGCTCGCGTCCCGGCCGCGCGCGCTGGCCGGCGTCAGCCTGGCCCTGTCCCTGGCCCTCTTCGGCGTCGCGCCGCTGGGGGAGCACGTCCCCGAGCCCTGGGCGACGTTGACGAACAAGTCCTCCTTCGCGCCGTTCCCGCTGCTGCCCTGGCTGGGCTTCGCGTTCCTCGGCGCCTTCGCGGGCACCCTGGCGGGCGCGTGGGGACGCGTGGCGCTCGCGCGGGGGCTCGTCGCGCTGGTGGGGCTGGGCATCGCGGGGACGCTGGCGGCGGATACGCTCTTCGCCCTCTATCCCCACCACCGCTTCTTCGTCTCCAACCCCTCCAACTCCGCCACCCGCTTCGCCTGGGTGTGCGCGGCGCTGCTCGCGTTGATGTGGCTGGAGGCCCGGGTGCCCGCGCAGGCCCGCCCCTCGTGGGCCCGGCGCTTCATCGAGGTCTTCGGGACCTCGTCGCTGTCGGCGTACTTCTTCCACGAGATGCTGTTGTTCTACCGCGTGGGCGGGGTCCTCTCCTTCGACCGCTTCTGGAGGGATCGCGCCGAGTGGGGCCTGTACTGGGTCCTCACCGCGGCGCTCGTCCTCGCCACCTGGGGCCTGTGCCTGGCGTGGGATCGCCTGGAGCGCCTCGCGAAGACGGCGCTCCAGGGCGCGACGCAGCGGCTCAAGGCCCGCTCCGCCCTGCCTCAGTGA
- a CDS encoding VOC family protein, with translation MQTSRPFRILGVQQIAIGGTDKAPLRKLWVDLLGLTPHGTYRSERENVDEDIVTAGAGPFKVEVDLMQPINPEGKPRVHETPLNHVGLWVDDLPGAVAWLEKQGLRFAPGGIRKGAAGHDICFVHPKGNEQFPFSGEGVLIELVQAPPEVIAAFDTLAAAAPH, from the coding sequence ATGCAGACCTCACGACCCTTTCGCATCCTGGGCGTCCAGCAGATCGCCATCGGTGGGACGGACAAGGCGCCGCTCCGCAAGCTCTGGGTGGACCTGCTCGGCCTGACGCCGCACGGCACCTATCGCAGCGAGCGCGAGAACGTGGACGAGGACATCGTCACCGCGGGCGCCGGTCCCTTCAAGGTGGAGGTGGACCTCATGCAGCCCATCAACCCGGAGGGCAAGCCGCGCGTCCACGAGACGCCCCTCAACCACGTGGGCCTCTGGGTGGATGACCTCCCCGGCGCGGTGGCCTGGCTGGAGAAGCAGGGCCTGCGCTTCGCCCCCGGTGGCATCCGCAAGGGCGCCGCGGGCCACGACATCTGCTTCGTCCACCCCAAGGGCAACGAGCAGTTTCCGTTCAGCGGCGAGGGCGTGCTCATCGAGCTGGTCCAGGCGCCCCCGGAGGTCATCGCGGCCTTCGACACGCTGGCCGCCGCCGCTCCTCACTGA